The DNA region TTACAAGAAGAAATATAAAATTTCAATAAAAAATCACCATTGTCCAATTAAAAATTAAAAGCAAGGCAAGATATTTAATATTTAAACAAAGGCATTACGGAAAGCCGTAATTTTAAATACTCTAGAGTTTCTTCATTTGTATAACTTATTAATTGGCTTTCACTCTAGCTTCTATCATATGTTGCAAATCTTCTAAAGTTTTGTATTGTCCTCCTTTTTGTTCATTGAACTTTTGTATCTCCGATTTTGGGTTTCTTACATAAAACAGTCCTTGTACTTTAACAAATTTTAACGGTACCCACATGTCATCACCTTGTGATTATTCAGTTTTACTTACCTGATTTTTGCTCTTGAAGAAAACGGAAAATCATGGAAGAATACAACCGAAAATTATTAATACTCCGTCGTGATGAGCTTTTGACCAGAGGAGATTTGGAAGATTTCAAGATAGAGTTACTACACGCCATTCGACAACTTTCCATAGAAATAACTGGCACACCTTCGAAGTTGTGGTTGAAAAGTTATGAGGTCAGAGAATTGTTGGGTATTAGTGGACCAACCTTACAGGCGATGCGTGATAAGGGAACAATTCCTTTCACCCGTATTGGAGGTGCTATCTTTTACTATCGTACAGATTTAGAAAAGATGATGGAACATTTCAAAAAAAATCCTCTAAAAAACTAGCGTCATGAAAAATATTATTCAAAAGCATCAAGGATTTGGATGCCTGATTCCGCCAAAAAAAGAGTTGGTGTTAGTCTACTTTTTACAAAAAGGAGTTCCGCAATTGAATGCTTCCCAGTTTTGGAATTTCATGGAAAGAAACAAATGGAAAGCCAGAAGTGGCACTCCCATAAGAGATTGGAAGAAAGCAGCATTTGACTGGCTTTTTGTTCCGAAATAAAACGATTTATCCTCACCAAACAATCTCATCTACAAAACAATATAGTTATGCAACACGAGCAATTCTATTTCAAATCAGCCAAGGAACAAATAGATTTAGTGGATTATATTGTTTCTTTAGGATTCCAATATTTCAAGCAAAACCATCACGACTATTGGTTTAAATCGCCCTTACATGAAGAGCAT from Rhizosphaericola mali includes:
- a CDS encoding helix-turn-helix domain-containing protein, translated to MEEYNRKLLILRRDELLTRGDLEDFKIELLHAIRQLSIEITGTPSKLWLKSYEVRELLGISGPTLQAMRDKGTIPFTRIGGAIFYYRTDLEKMMEHFKKNPLKN